Proteins encoded by one window of Methanobacterium sp. CWC-01:
- a CDS encoding tyrosine-type recombinase/integrase: protein MDREDEKIIENWFLRRNISSGTQATYLISLKEYSTIIGKTPYELYQEADEEADAGLRPIKTKVFGYLLQYKKHLMESGKATKTIKLYFSAIRSFYKSFDVPLPDIAFDSGDIGLEKNIGKPLRREDIRKLANAASSRERAMIYLMALSGMGQQEARDLTIQKYIDAASTAIERPLDDVYDLFKFEDDIVKEILILHITRRKVKYRYITFIPPEASREIIHYLKERCFGRNEKIRIKNNQDHIFVGKNGGQMSRDSVVTNFRRIGQLAGFKREKGSYSSWRSHALRKYFISTLINKKGNKIIADFMAGHKISEQDRTYWQANPEDLKNMYQDALPFLSLDEAKVKDVETEGYRELKEENIDLKSELNQVKIKLASLGDFAKFMQDPDVKKILENKLPKEEDII from the coding sequence ATGGACAGAGAAGATGAAAAAATCATCGAAAATTGGTTTCTAAGACGCAACATCTCATCTGGAACACAAGCAACATATTTAATCTCATTAAAAGAATATTCAACTATAATCGGTAAAACACCATATGAATTATATCAGGAAGCTGATGAAGAAGCAGATGCAGGCCTTAGACCCATTAAAACCAAAGTATTCGGCTACCTTTTACAATACAAAAAACACCTCATGGAAAGTGGCAAAGCTACCAAAACCATCAAGTTATACTTTTCTGCAATAAGATCATTTTATAAATCATTCGATGTCCCTCTACCAGACATTGCATTTGACAGTGGAGATATTGGCTTAGAAAAAAACATAGGCAAACCACTACGACGAGAAGACATCCGAAAGCTAGCAAATGCAGCATCATCCAGGGAAAGAGCCATGATATACCTAATGGCACTTTCAGGAATGGGACAACAAGAAGCCAGAGACCTAACCATACAAAAATATATAGATGCCGCAAGTACTGCCATAGAAAGACCATTAGATGATGTATATGATTTATTTAAATTCGAAGACGATATCGTAAAGGAAATACTAATTCTCCATATAACCCGAAGAAAAGTAAAATACCGTTACATTACATTCATACCACCAGAGGCCTCCCGGGAAATTATTCATTATCTCAAAGAACGATGCTTCGGTAGAAATGAAAAAATAAGAATCAAAAATAATCAAGATCATATCTTCGTTGGTAAAAATGGTGGACAAATGTCCAGAGATAGCGTAGTCACAAACTTCAGACGAATAGGTCAACTTGCAGGTTTCAAACGTGAAAAAGGTTCCTATAGTTCATGGAGAAGTCATGCTTTACGTAAATACTTCATATCCACACTAATAAATAAGAAAGGAAACAAAATAATTGCTGATTTTATGGCAGGACATAAAATAAGCGAACAGGACAGAACTTACTGGCAAGCCAACCCTGAAGATTTGAAAAATATGTATCAGGATGCGTTACCCTTCTTATCCTTGGACGAGGCCAAAGTAAAAGATGTGGAAACTGAAGGATATCGTGAACTTAAAGAAGAAAATATTGACCTAAAATCCGAGTTGAACCAAGTGAAAATTAAATTAGCTAGTTTGGGGGACTTTGCAAAGTTTATGCAAGATCCTGATGTGAAAAAAATTTTGGAAAATAAATTACCAAAAGAAGAGGATATCATTTAA